In a single window of the Hippoglossus hippoglossus isolate fHipHip1 chromosome 7, fHipHip1.pri, whole genome shotgun sequence genome:
- the calcrl2 gene encoding calcitonin gene-related peptide type 1 receptor yields the protein MGIFGGKVSLTAHSLRRDMWRTLTLSLIVVLVLETEVSQCEDVGSVAADETGGPVQQENISDISTVLGPSRYQILAAQYECYLKIIHDPPSDKGTYCNRTWDGWLCWGDSTPGTAMQMCPEYFHDFDPAEEVSKVCHPDGQWFHHPVSNRVWSNYTQCQAYTKDKFKFAISLYYLAMVGHGLSIVSLIICLIIFSYFKSLSCQRISLHKNMFLSFILNSIVTIMLLSRTAANDQTMNTSDSVSCKVLAVLTQYASTSNYFWMLCQGIYLHTLIIVAVFVGEQQLFWYYVLGWVFPIVPAATYAVARGLYYNDKCWISSHTPLLYIIHGPIQVALFVNFLFLLNIVRVLITKLKGTHCAESTAYMKAVRATLILIPLLGVQFILLPWRPGGRISRAIYDFFVNIFSHFQGLLVAIIFCFCNNEAQAALKRKWAQRRFAWGKTGWGETPIANNHFNSQTNSSITETSRATISMEQPSASTSDQNECGLSLSKVQQRANGQKKNSNTSNNGEVDMLNNPETTDI from the exons AGACATGTGGAGGACTCTAACACTTTCACTTATAGTTGTGCTGGTGCTGGAAACAGAG GTGTCCCAGTGTGAGGATGTTGGGTCTGTGGCAGCTGATGAAACAGGGGGGCCAGTACAGCAGGAGAATATCAGCGACATATCCACTGTACTAGGACCGTCCCGATACCAGATCCTGGCTGCTCAGTATGAGTGTTACCTGAAGATCATCCATGATCCACCTTCTGACAAAG GTACTTACTGTAACCGTACGTGGGACGGCTGGCTGTGCTGGGGGGATTCAACTCCTGGGACTGCAATGCAGATGTGTCCTGAATACTTTCATGATTTTGACCCAGCTG AGGAAGTTTCCAAAGTGTGTCATCCTGACGGCCAGTGGTTCCATCATCCAGTGAGCAACCGAGTCTGGAGTAACTACACTCAGTGTCAGGCCTACACCAAAGACAAATTCAAG TTTGCCATCAGTCTCTACTACCTGGCCATGGTGGGTCATGGTTTGTCCATTGTCTCGCTGATTATATGTCTGATCATCTTCTCCTACTTCAA GAGTCTCAGCTGCCAGAGAATCTCCCTCCACAAGAACATGTTTCTCTCCTTCATCTTGAACTCCATTGTCACCATAATGTTGCTCTCACGCACGGCAGCCAATGACCAAACCATGAATACCAGCGACTCC GTGAGCTGTAAGGTCCTGGCTGTGCTCACTCAGTATGCATCTACTTCCAACTACTTCTGGATGCTGTGTCAGGGCATCTACCTCCACACACTCATCATCGTGGCCGTGTTTGTTGGGGaacagcagctcttctggtaCTATGTGCTGGGATGGG TTTTTCCCATCGTTCCTGCAGCAACATATGCCGTAGCTCGCGGACTCTACTATAACGACAA gTGTTGGATCAGCTCACACACTCCGTTGCTCTACATCATCCATGGGCCCATTCAAGTTGCACTGTTT GTgaactttttatttctcctgaaCATCGTCCGAGTTCTGATCACCAAGCTGAAGGGGACCCACTGTGCTGAGTCCACGGCCTACATGAAGGCAGTTCGAGCCAccctcatcctcatccctctGCTGGGAGTCCAGTTCATCCTTTTACCCTGGAGGCCAGGGGGTCGCATTAGCCGCGCCATCTATGATTTCTTTGTAAATATCTTCAGCCACTTCCAG GGACTCCTGGTGGCGATTATATTCTGTTTCTGCAATAATGAG GCCCAGGCAGCACTGAAGAGGAAGTGGGCTCAGCGGAGGTTTGCCTGGGGCAAAACTGGCTGGGGAGAAACACCCATCGCCAACAACCACTTTAACTCCCAAACCAACTCCTCTATAACTGAGACGAGCCGCGCCACCATCAGCATGGAGCAGCCTTCTGCTTCGACTTCTGACCAAAATGAATGCGGCCTCTCCCTGTCCAAGGTGCAGCAGAGAGCCAACGGGCAGAAAAAGAACAGCAACACTTCCAACAATGGCGAGGTGGACATGCTCAACAACCCGGAGACCACCGACATCTGA